In one Acidobacteriota bacterium genomic region, the following are encoded:
- a CDS encoding aldehyde dehydrogenase family protein, whose translation MSSDKDLKSIEQARELVERAHEAQKTLGAFAQEKVDEIVGAMARVALEDAYRLGEMAHLETGYGSAADKASKNRFSAEQVYNFIKPMRTVGVVRQTDSIIEVASPRGVVAAIIPSTNPTSTAIFKILIAIKARDAVVLSPHPSATNCINETARVMREAGEAAGLPAGAIGCMTVATIEGTQELMKHKRTAVILATGGIGLVRAAYSSGKPAFGVGPGNVPAMIERSANVSKAVRDILTGKCFDNGTICSSEQAIVVERAVDSHVRERLLAEGAYFLGKEQQDALTRVVATATNTLNPKIVGKSPKVIAEMAGLTIPDGTRVLICELSGVGRDHPLSMEKLSPILAYYVVDSFEQGCERCAQILRYGGMGHTASIHTESRDAAREYGIRMPASRVVVNSPSTHGAIGFTTDLEPSMTLGCGSWGGNVTSDNISPRHLLDIKRIAFETKPINHAAAPARPVARPAATVDRAEIAALVDRFLAERRVQPPAQPLSQLPSPAGTSFERPHQQAPSQAAPPASTNRASNGRVYDFVCEEDVKLAMAAHEKIYINGKTIITPAARELGEERDIFART comes from the coding sequence ATGAGCAGCGACAAGGACCTGAAATCCATCGAGCAGGCGCGAGAGCTTGTCGAACGAGCGCACGAAGCACAAAAGACACTAGGCGCGTTCGCACAAGAGAAAGTTGACGAGATCGTGGGCGCGATGGCCCGCGTAGCACTGGAAGACGCCTACCGCCTCGGCGAGATGGCCCACCTGGAAACTGGCTACGGTTCAGCGGCAGATAAGGCCAGCAAGAATCGATTCTCAGCCGAACAGGTTTATAACTTTATCAAGCCGATGCGTACCGTCGGCGTCGTTCGCCAGACCGACAGCATAATCGAAGTCGCTTCACCGCGGGGCGTGGTAGCCGCGATAATTCCTTCGACCAATCCGACCTCCACTGCCATCTTCAAAATCCTGATCGCCATCAAGGCTCGCGACGCAGTGGTGTTGAGCCCGCATCCGTCGGCTACCAACTGCATCAACGAGACAGCGCGGGTGATGCGCGAAGCGGGGGAAGCAGCCGGCTTGCCCGCAGGCGCGATCGGATGCATGACCGTAGCGACGATCGAAGGCACACAGGAGCTGATGAAGCACAAGCGAACCGCGGTGATACTTGCAACGGGCGGAATAGGCCTGGTGCGCGCGGCGTACTCTTCCGGCAAGCCTGCCTTCGGCGTCGGGCCGGGCAACGTCCCGGCGATGATCGAGCGCTCAGCCAATGTCTCGAAAGCTGTGCGCGATATTCTTACCGGCAAGTGTTTCGACAACGGGACCATCTGCTCGTCAGAGCAAGCGATCGTCGTCGAGCGGGCAGTCGACTCGCACGTGCGAGAGCGGCTGCTTGCCGAGGGCGCTTACTTCCTGGGCAAGGAACAACAGGACGCATTGACGCGGGTCGTCGCGACGGCCACTAACACACTCAATCCGAAGATTGTCGGCAAGAGCCCGAAGGTTATTGCTGAGATGGCCGGGCTCACGATACCCGACGGAACTCGCGTGCTGATCTGCGAGCTTTCCGGCGTGGGGCGCGATCATCCGCTGTCGATGGAGAAGCTCTCGCCGATACTTGCTTACTACGTGGTTGATAGTTTCGAACAGGGCTGCGAACGATGCGCTCAGATACTCAGATACGGAGGCATGGGTCACACCGCTTCGATCCACACCGAGAGCCGCGATGCCGCTCGCGAATACGGTATTCGCATGCCCGCGTCGCGAGTTGTGGTCAACAGCCCTTCGACGCACGGAGCGATTGGCTTCACAACCGACCTCGAGCCGTCGATGACGCTTGGGTGCGGATCGTGGGGAGGGAACGTTACCTCGGACAACATCTCGCCGCGCCATCTCCTAGACATAAAACGCATCGCGTTCGAGACGAAGCCGATCAATCACGCAGCCGCGCCGGCGCGGCCAGTAGCGCGGCCGGCGGCGACGGTCGATCGCGCCGAAATTGCCGCGCTTGTAGATCGGTTCCTGGCCGAACGCCGTGTTCAGCCACCCGCGCAACCGCTGTCGCAGCTTCCTAGCCCTGCCGGCACTTCGTTTGAGAGACCGCACCAACAGGCGCCATCGCAAGCTGCGCCGCCGGCGTCAACGAATCGAGCGAGCAACGGACGAGTCTACGATTTCGTCTGTGAGGAGGATGTGAAGCTCGCAATGGCGGCGCACGAGAAGATCTACATCAACGGCAAGACCATAATCACACCGGCCGCGCGCGAGCTTGGCGAAGAGCGAGACATATTCGCGCGAACCTAG
- a CDS encoding helix-turn-helix domain-containing protein, giving the protein MPTLGEELRHKREQRGITLAEIAEATRIGTRFLKAIETDNFSILPGGIFTRSFIRAYAKHVGMNEDEAIGLYLEQVAGPTIEQQQPADQPNIQTPPAEKITKLAPTSSGIARPAAPVAASSRRFEPVTFRQSPARTSWPTIVIGAGIVIFIVIIVIALVKQLNQGGGETESQATSSEQKNAPSKQAPQTGKQPAAQPGSRSSGEPASPPPAETSSPPASAPAGEPLLVKIEAATGDSWVKYQVDDAKPTTLVLKRGQSQDLPPAQSQVTLNYGDRTTLKLKINNRDANFPADTPKFASQVVISRNNFRTFFQ; this is encoded by the coding sequence ATGCCGACACTGGGCGAAGAACTGAGACACAAGCGGGAACAGCGCGGTATCACGCTTGCTGAAATAGCGGAAGCGACCCGGATCGGCACGCGCTTTCTGAAAGCCATCGAGACGGACAATTTCTCCATCCTTCCAGGCGGAATCTTCACCCGCTCCTTCATCCGAGCATATGCCAAACACGTCGGCATGAACGAAGACGAAGCGATAGGATTGTATCTCGAACAGGTCGCGGGCCCGACCATTGAGCAACAACAACCAGCAGATCAACCCAACATTCAGACCCCGCCGGCGGAGAAGATAACCAAGCTGGCGCCCACTTCATCCGGTATCGCCAGACCGGCAGCGCCCGTTGCCGCGAGTTCACGCCGCTTCGAGCCGGTCACCTTTCGTCAGTCGCCTGCCCGCACAAGCTGGCCGACGATCGTGATCGGCGCGGGAATTGTGATTTTCATCGTGATCATTGTGATCGCTCTGGTTAAGCAGCTCAATCAAGGGGGAGGTGAAACCGAATCGCAAGCCACTTCTTCTGAGCAAAAGAATGCGCCTTCGAAGCAAGCTCCTCAAACGGGGAAACAGCCGGCGGCTCAACCCGGCTCGCGCTCGTCCGGTGAGCCTGCTTCCCCGCCGCCCGCGGAAACGTCTTCGCCTCCGGCATCGGCGCCGGCTGGCGAGCCGCTCCTCGTCAAGATCGAAGCAGCTACCGGCGATAGTTGGGTCAAATACCAGGTCGATGACGCCAAGCCGACTACTCTGGTATTGAAACGGGGCCAGTCCCAAGACCTTCCTCCGGCCCAAAGCCAGGTCACGCTGAACTACGGCGACCGGACTACGCTCAAGCTAAAGATCAACAACCGCGATGCCAACTTCCCTGCCGACACCCCAAAATTCGCTTCGCAGGTGGTCATCTCCAGGAACAATTTCCGAACGTTCTTTCAATAG
- a CDS encoding winged helix-turn-helix domain-containing protein has translation MASEPRFSFRQLSRANNDQDANVYDDGYLRVEYDNYYVACGGKRISLPLKEFLIFSRLACNADRIVPSEEIWRYAWGDSPFNSLSLRVHIHRLRRTFQPFGLRIESMVGVGYCLSVESRGLDIQE, from the coding sequence ATGGCATCAGAACCAAGATTCTCATTCAGGCAACTCTCACGCGCAAACAACGATCAAGACGCAAACGTCTACGATGATGGCTACCTGCGCGTAGAGTACGACAACTATTACGTCGCCTGCGGCGGAAAGCGGATTTCGCTTCCGCTCAAAGAGTTTCTGATCTTTTCTCGGCTCGCGTGCAACGCCGATCGCATCGTGCCCTCCGAAGAGATATGGCGTTATGCGTGGGGCGACTCGCCATTCAACTCACTGAGCCTTCGTGTACACATTCATCGCCTGCGACGGACGTTTCAGCCGTTCGGTCTTCGGATAGAGAGCATGGTCGGAGTCGGCTATTGCCTCTCAGTCGAATCACGAGGGTTAGACATTCAAGAATAG